TATTACCCTGAATGATAGCTCCTGCGTGACCCATTCTTTTTCCAGGAGGTGCAGTTCTTCCTGCGATGTATGAAACGACAGGCTTGGTCATTTCATTTTTAATGTATTCCGCTGCGTTTTCCTCTGCGTTTCCTCCGATTTCACCTATTAATACAACTGCTTCAGTGTCAGGGTCGTTTTCAAACCTTTCAAGAATGCCTATGTAGTTTGTACCGATAACAGGGTCTCCTCCGATTCCGACACAGGTACTCTGGCCGATTCCCGCACGGGTAAGTTCGCTGGCTATTTCGTAGGTTAACGTACCGCTTCTTGAAATTACGCCCACATTTCCTTCAGCAAAGATGTGTGTCGGCATGATACCAAGCTTTCCGACACCAGGTGAGATTACTCCAGGAGTGTTCGGGCCGATGACGGTAGTTCCCATCTGATCGGCATATGCCATTATGTCCAGTGAATCGTGGACAGGAATGTGTTCGGAAATAATGATGACCAAATCCAGATGTCTGATTGATTCGAAAGCTGCGTCCTTTGCAAATTTTGCAGGAACGAAAATGATTGAAGCGTTAACGTCAGTTTCGCTTGCTGCCTCTTCAATGGAATTGAAAATAGGAACGCCCAAAAAGTCCTGACCTCCTTTGCCCGGAGTTACGCCTGCTTCTATACATGTATTATACTTTAACATCTGTTCAGTGTGGAATGAACCTTGCTTACCGGTTATTCCTTGAACCAAAGCTTTTGTATTTTTATCCAATAAAATCATATTAAAATCTCCTAATTAACGTAAAATTCTAGTTTTATTTTGAAAAGGAATCGCCAAATCGATAACGTTGCCGTTCATGAATGCTGTAGCGGAAAATATTACGCTTCCAGGCAATACGTTACACGTTGTTCCCCTTTCGACAAGATAAGTATTCTTATTTCCAAGTGCAGCCCCAATCATTGCACTTGCTATCACTCCAATAGACTCGATATTCTGAACCGTGGCCACTACAACCGGATCGTCGGTTTCAGAAGAAACGTATCCGACGCCGGGAATCTTTTTGCTTTTAGCTTCAATCAAATCTGACACATCCGTCAAATCATCCATTCCTTGAGCCGCCTTGATTGCAGAGTTTGCAACATTTGCAACAAATGGTTCGCCGCCATAGGTATCAAAGCCCAGAATAATGGCATCGGGATAAAATCCAGGACGGAAATTGGCTTCAGCATATGAAATTCCTTCGCCTGCCCCAGATTCGTCATCTGATATTCCGGAAAGGTCTCCGAGGTTTTCAGCGCAGTCCTTTAAAATATTTACTATGCCTTCATTGACGCTTTCAAGCAGGTCATCCTCGACAAAAGCACTTATGACAACATCGTCTCCAGTGACATTTGTCAAAGCAGCTTCACTAGCTCCAAGTTCTTTAAGCCTATAAAGATTATTTTCAATATTTTCTACCAATGTAGTACTACAGGACACATCATTTTTAGAAATGTCGGCTCCTATAGCTGTAATTTTCAAAATAACACCTTTAAAATTTGATTAATATAAATATAATAAAATATTAAATTTTATCTGTAATATATTATGTTACTTAATTTATATAAAATTTTAGTCAGAAAATCAGGATTCATTTGAAAAAATTAATTAATAACAATAATCAAAAATAATTATAATGTATTCACAAACTAAAATAGCTATTCCAATTTTTCAGTCCAAAATCGATGAAGTGATAGAAGTTGCAAACGACTGTATTGACAAGGGTGCGGATATTTTGGAATTCAGAATTGACGCCCTTAAAAATCCTGATTTTAAAGAAATTAAACAAGCAATTGAGGAAATTAATTTCCCTATGATTGCAACCAATAGAATCTCGACTGAAGGAGGTTCATTTAAGGGATCTGAAGAAGAAAGAATTGATATTTTATACAAATGCTGCGATCTGGTTGAATATGTGGATATTGAACTTCAAAGCAATGATGAATATATAGATATGATTCATGACACAGGAGTCAAGACAATCGTATCCTACCATGATTTCGAAAAGACTCCCGAAATTGATGAAATCACGTATATTGTTAAAAAGGAACTGGAGCTTGGAGATATCGCCAAAGTTGCATTCATGCCTAACGATTTAGAGGATACCCTAAAGGTACTGGCCATACTTTCACACTGCGAAAAGACAATAGCTATTTCCATGAGCGATTTGGGCAGTTATACAAGAGTTATGGCTTCCAAATTCAATTCACCAATCACTTTTGCTGCAGGCAGAGATGTTACCGCTCCGGGCCAAATCGATATTGAAACGATGAAAGCTTTACTTAATATGAATCTGAATATCATGGATTAAGGTGATAATATGGCTAACAAAGGCGTTTTAGCAATAGGTGCTGTAGTAATTATTCTGCTTCTTGTTGGAGGATATTTCCTGTTTATAGGAGAATCCGTTAATGTTTACATGGATGGTGAAAACATTACCGCCCAAACAACGATTTCCCCTTTTTCAGGCGTTGATACAGGCAAATTAAACGATGAAATTTGTGAATTAACATTCCAAAATATGAACAATACCACCGGTGATGCGAAAAGCTTGAAACAGGGCATTCTCAGAATCTGTCTTGCCCACGGTCTTGATAACGTTAAAGTTCATTTGAATTCACCATTGGGTGAAGACGAAATTCCGATTTTATTCCATGTGGAAGGAACATCAATGTATCCTACATTAAACGATGGGCAGACCGTTTTAGTTGAAAAGACCAAAGACATAAAGGTCGGAAATATTGTTGTGGCCGACTCCGACGAATACGGCAACATCATTAAAAGGGTTTCTCAAATTAAAGGAGATCAAGTCTATTTAACAAGCGACAACACCAATGTGGACTACGAATACATAAACGGCACACGTTACGAGACAAAAGGAATAACAACATGGGTTGGTATTAACGATATTTACGGCGTTGTAGTGCAGTATTAAGACTGCACTATCATATTTTTATCCTTTTTAAGCTTTAAAGTTATTTTCTCTTAAGAAGTCCAAGAATTTGATGCAAGAAACATTGTACTCCCCGCATACATATGGAATAACAGAATGAGGGTGTTTTCTAGAACTTTCCTGAGAAACAACAGTGACATTATCATCTACAATACCACAAGCTACTAAATAAGGATCGGCCCAGGATCCACCATTAGTTTTATCAAAACCTCTCCTTATAAATGATTCAAATTTATCCAAAGACATGATTTCAGATAAATATAGATTTTCCTCATCAGTTAAGTCCCTAAAACAATTTTTATAATTTTTCCATACTTCTTGAGAATCTTGTAGTTCATCATAAGCTTAGTTAACTGAAAACAGTTTTCCTTCATCAAACTTTTCAAAAATAAAATTCCAAAGTGAAGGAAAAACACTATAAGGATAATATTTTTCTAAATCAATTAATGAGGATGTGTCAATGACATATTTTTTCATTTTTTAACCCCCATATAACATTTCCTCAATTATTGGAACTTGATTTATTTTTAAACCTGTGTAATTTGATAAATCAGAACCATTAATAAGTCCTGTTTCATATGCTTCGAGTACAATAGAATAGAAAGGCTTTCCATTATATTTAATCATATTACGATAATAATTTCCACCCTTTCCTTTGGATTTCTTTGGGACAAACTTGCCATAATTTGTTTTTAAATCATATTCCTTTTTAGAAATTATCTTCAAATCCAATAATCTTCTTAAGATAACATGATTACTGACTCCATACATATTAGCTAAATCATTTAATGAATCATGTGAATTTTTATTTAAATCTTCACTAGGGACTAAAAATTCTCCAGAAACTGCATTGCAAAATATTTCAATGTCCCTGTCAAAATCTTCCCCACATATTGCACTTTCACCCAATAATAAATGAGTTAATTCATGGAATAAAGAAAAGATTCTTCCATTTACACTATCTTTTCCGTTTAACAAAATTATTGGAACATCACGATGATAAATGCATAATCCCCTCATTTCTTTAATATCCACATCAAAAGTTTCAAATACTAAAACACCCATTTTTTCAGTTAATACATCTTTCCAATTATTTAAAAAGTTATAATGATTTATATCTTTACGATTATCCTTTTTTAACCAAGTTTTTTGAACATCAATGGAAATATCTAATTTTTCACGAATAAATGAAGAGAAGCCATATTTATTTATTTCACCTTCAAATACTTCAAAAGATTCGACATTTTCATTCATCTCATCAGATAATTCCATGAATATCCTTCTTCGGTTTTCTGAAGTGTGAATATTATCAATTAAAAATGGTGAAATATTTTTATAAATACTTCCTCCATCTAATTTTCTGTAATTAACAAAATTAGGAATTTTACCATATTCCGGAGGATTTTTCATGAAGAAAAATGCTGTAGGAACTTTGTACCTTTTGCTGACATTTCTTAATTGAATCCATGTAGGAAATTTATCACCTGACTCCCAGGATTCGTATTTATTCCTAATATCTTCTGGCAATTCCTTCTCATATCCATTTACATAGCCAGCGTAATTTCTTGCCCAAAACATCATATCTTTATTAATTTTTGCTATTGCCATATTTTTTCTCCTTTTATTAATCTTTTATTAGATTTCGGACAATTCATTAAAAAATATTATTCAATTCATATTAATTTTTGATTGTTTAGTATTTAATATTTTTTTAATGAAAATATTCTTTACGAGTAATAATGAGAATTAAGTAATTAATCCTCATCTTTTCTAGTTAATTCTTCGTTTTCAAGTTCTTCACGTAAAAATCCAGTGAAAACGAAAAGCTTCATCAATACCATGTTCATGTTTGTATTTGATAGCAAAATCAAACATGCCTTCTTCTTTTCCGGCTTTTCTTCCTATTTCTATACCTGTTTCTCTTCCTATTTCCATACCTTCTTCTTTTCCTGCTTTTCTTCCTATTTCAATGCCTTTTTCAAAGACACCGCTGTTCATAACTTTCTCATAGACTGCATCAACTGGAACATCCATTGTAATCACATCCATTAATCTTCTTTTTTCTCCTTCATCGGAAACATACTGTTCAATTGCCAAAATTAATGGCATAAACAAATTTTCATCATCGAATAAATCATTTTTCTTAATTTTTTCAATCAAACTACAAACTTCCCTTACTCTGGCTAATCTAAATTCACTTTTGACCATGAATGGTGAAAAAACTAAAAATCGAACATCGGTGTATGGCAGTTTTAAGTTAGTTATAACTTTATTTTTAACACTTAAATATTTTACTTGATCATTATAATCAATCAGATAATGTATAATTGGCTTCAAAATTGAAGTTTCAGTTTCATTATATATGAAAACTTCAGATTTGACATGGTAAATACAAATAATAATTGTAACAACAGGTTTACCAGACTTACACTGTAATCGCACTTTATAATCCATGTATCTTTTCAGATGTTTAGTTGTAAGTTTCACATCTTGAAATTCGAAATTCAGCAGCACTCCTTCACGGGTTTCAAAGACTATATCAGCAAAAAGACTATTACTATTAAAAGAATTCAGTTCATTGCGATATAGACGAATAATATGGTAATCTAAGCCAAAGGCATCGACAAATAACTGTCCAAATAGAATTGCAGCAAGTTTGAAAAAGTTATCAATATTTTGATGAGACATTCTTTTCACATATCCTATTTTTTTTCAGTAGTGATTTTTCAAAACACTATTAAAATAAATTGTGGAAGTGCGACTTGATGAAAAAATGAAAGAGGTATATTCAAATTAAAAAATTTACTTATTTAATTGATATGATTTCTTTAAATTAAATTAATTCAAATAATAACAGGTTATTTATTTAAAATAAAAGTTAATTGCTAGTTTAAACATGATTATGGTGTTGAGTTTCTTTAATTAATTTTCAATGAAATGAGCATTTCATGACCGATTGATTCAAATTTTGTTATGAATCGGGACAATTTTACTCACTTATGAAATATTAACCGAGTGAAGAAATTATTTTGTGGTGTTTATCAAATTGTTAAAATCAAGTAAAAAAAATCAAGTATTTTCATGTTGTAGTGCAGCATCAAAACTGCACTACAAACGAAATCTGAGTCAATTAAAAGATATTGAGCCTTAAATTGCACTATCACCTTCTTCACCGGTTCTTATTCTGATTACGTTATCCATAGGATAGATGAATATTTTTCCGTCACCGATATTTCCGGTATGGGCTGATTTTTTGATTGCGTCAACTATCAAATCAACGCCTTCCTCTTTCACTACGATTTCAATACGGGTTTTTGGAATCAAATCAATGCAATAGCTGGATCCGCGATATGATTCTTTTATTCCTCTTTGACTTCCTCTTCCTTTTACTTCAGTGATGTTCATACCTTCACAGCCAACTGCCAAAAGGGCGTTTTTAACATCCTGAATCTTTTCTTGTCTTATTATCGCAACAACACTTTTCATTATATCACATCTAGCTTAAATTATATGCGGATTCTTCGTGGAGATTTTTATCAAGACCTCCGATTTCCTCTGATCCTTCAACTCTAATTCCACCCATTGCTTTATCAAGTATCTTAGCAAGAACAAAGCTTATTACAAATGCATATACCATTGTAGCTACTACGCTGATAATCTGTATTACAACCTGTTCCGGATTGCCGTATAACAGTCCTGCAGTTCCTCCGATTGCAGGCACTGCAAATATGCCTGTAGCGATTGCTCCCCATATACCTGACATACCGTGAATACCCCATACATCCAAAGCATCGTCATATCCCATTTTTGCTTTAAGGGTATAGATTGCGAAGTATGAAACTAAAGGAGCTATAGCGCCTATTATTAATGCACCGAATACGTCAACGAATCCTGCTGCCGGCGTGATTGCAACAAGTCCTGCAACTGCACCGGATATTGCACCTAAGACAGTTGGTTTTCCGACGATATAGGTATCCAGAATTGTCCACACGATTAATGCGGTAGCTGCAGAGACGTTGGATACTATGATTGCGTTTGCTGCAAGGCCGTCTGCTGCAAGACCAGATCCTCCGTTGAATCCCATCCATCCGAACCAGAGTAATGCTGCACCGAGCACTGCATAACCGAGGTTGTGCGGAATTAATGAGGTGTCTTTCCTTTTTCCTAAAACCAATGCAACTGCAAGAGCTGAAACACCTGAATTAATGTGGACAACGGTTCCTCCTGCGAAATCCAGAGCGTTCATTTGCATCAGCCATCCTCCGCCCCATACCCAGTGGGCGATTGGCAGATATACTAAAATAGCCCAGATTGGTATGAATATTACCCAGGCTTTGGTTTTCATCCTTCCAACGAGAGCACCTGATATCAATGCTGCGGTTAAACCGGCGAATGCTCCCTGAAACATTACAAATACTAATGTTGGTATTGTTCCCGTAAGATCATCCAATGCAATTCCCTGCAGGAAAAACTGGGTTGGAATACCTATCAGTCCATTGAATGAGTTTTCACTGAATGCTGATGAGTAACCGAAGATTACCCAGATTATGCTTACGATTGAAAATGCTATAAAAGTTAAAAACATTGTATTTAATACGTTCTTCTTTTTACTTAATCCTCCATAAAAAAATGCTACAGCAGGAATTGACATTAATAAAACTAATAATGTTGAAATTAAAATCCATGCTGTATCACCAGTACTTAAAACATCCATATTATCTTTTCTCAATAAATTATTAAATTTAAACTTTACATAAAAACCATCGGAATACGGCTTCCGTCTTCCGACATATAATATTTTGTCAGTATAGTATATAAAGATTTTGGTAAGCTAAAAAAATTGAAAAAAATAAATAATATATTAAATATAATTAGTATCATTCATAGATTATCTAAAATTTAAATAAAAAATCGTGGTATTATGAAACAATCAATAAAAGTCTATTTAATAGTGTTTCTAATAATTGCAGTGATTGCATTTGTTTTAAGTAGTGCCTTTGCTAGCGTGGCAGTTATAGACAATTCAAATGCCAAAAAATTAGCTGCAATTGAAAATGACTCATTTGAACCCCATCAGATAAATGATGTGCAGGTGATAATTCCAAAAGTCGAAAACAAAACGAATACTACGATAATTTCAAACATAACAAATGAGATAAAAGAAGTGGCAAACGATACCTTGAACGGATTATTAGGGTGATTGAATGACTGAAAAAAGAAAATTCATAAGAGATAGCGTTTATGGAGATATCAGCTTATCTAAATTCGAAACACAAGTAATGGACATGCCCCAATTTCAAAGAATAAGAAGAATAAAACAGTTAGGATTAATCAGTTTAATCTATCCCGGCGCAAACCATACCAGATTCGAACACTGCATCGGAACAATGAATCTGGCATCAAAGCTTGGAAACGAATTGGATCTTAGCGAAGACGAAGTGGATCTGGTGAGAATTTCCGGCCTTCTTCACGACATTGGACATGGTCCGTTTTCACACGTATCAGAAGGAGTATTGTCCTTTCCTCATGAAAAGCTTACGGAATACGTAATAGAAAAGACGTCAATGCATGATCTACTGGATGAAAGGTTCAACACCAAAGACATCATTGAAATCATTCACGGTGAAGGACACCTCGGGCCGATAATCTCCGGGGAACTGGACGTTGACCGGATGGATTATCTGCTTAGGGATTCACACAATACCGGCGTTGCATACGGAGTTATAGACTACGAAAGGATAATATCCAACCTGCAGTTAAATGACGGACTGGTTCTGGACATCAAAGGAGTTCAGGCCGCAGAAGGAGCTTTAGTGTCAAGATATTTCATGTATCCGAGCGTCTATCAGCATCATACGACCAGAATCGTCAACTCAATGTTTAGAAGAGCACTTAAAAGAGAAATCGATTCCGGAAAAATCAACGAAAAGGACATGTACAAATACGATGATTCAGACATTATCTCCCTTTTCAGGCAAAGCGATGATGAAATCGTAAGAGACTTCATAAACAGGCTTGACAACAGGATAATACCGAAAAGAGTGAAAACCATAAGGCTGAATAACTTCAAGACTCCCGAAAAGATATACAAGATAAAACAGGAAACCTTAAGAAAAGCTGAAGAGGAAATAGCTGAAGACTTCGATATGGACAAGAACTACGTCTTCATCAACATTGCCGAATATCCTCGCTTCGATGAGATGAAAACCCAGGTAAACGTAGATGAAAGACTTTATCCTTTGACTGAAATCTCAAACATTATAGGAGCGCTGAGCAAGGCAAGATTCAACATACCTGACATCAGCGTTTACGTTCCGATTGAAGAAAAGGAAAGGTTTGACAAACTGAAATTGAACCACTACCTGGACCTACCTGAAGTGGACAGGGAAAAGTTCCACGGAATACATTACGATCAGATGAAACTGTTTTAGGAGAATAAGATGATAGTTGTTGCAATAACCGGAGCAAGCGGAGTAATATATGGAATCAGACTGCTTGAAGTATTAAAAGAGCTTAAAATAAAAAACAGCCTTGTAATAAGTGATGCCGCTAAAACAGTAATCAAATCCGAAACCGACTGGGAGATAGAAGATATAATTAAACTGGCCGACAGCTATTACGAATTCGATGACCTGACGGCTTCCATCAACAGCGGTTCATTTAAATTTGACAGCCTGGTCATTGTGCCATGCTCCATGAAGACATTATCCTCAATAGCAAACGGATATGGAGACAATACGATTACAAGGGTTGCGGACGTAAGCCTGAAGCAAAGGAGACCGACCGTGATTGTTCCAAGGGAAACTCCCCTCAGGACAGCCCATATAAGAAATATGCTTACCTTATCACAAGAAGGAGCGATAATATTGCCTGCAATGCCGGGATTCTATTCCGAGCATGACAGCGTCGACGACCAGATAAATTTCATTGTCGGCAAGATATTGGACTCCTTAAACATTGAAAATAACTTATTTAAAAGGTGGGAATGAATGTTAGAAGACAAGGATTTCATAAAATCATGCGATGTACCCGGACCTACAAAGGAAGCCATTAGAGCCATAATACTTTACAAATCAGATGTGAAGGCCGGCGATAAGGTAGTTGACGTGGGCTGCGGAACCGGAGGCATTACCTGCGAGTTTGCCCAAAGGGCCGAAAGCGTTACATCAATTGATATAAATCCTGAAGCTATTGAAATGACTCAAAAGAACCTTAAGAAATTCGGACTTGGGGACAACGTTACACTGATATGCAACGATGGAGCCGAAGCCTTAAAGGATATCGACAATATGGATATTG
This is a stretch of genomic DNA from Methanobrevibacter millerae. It encodes these proteins:
- the sucD gene encoding succinate--CoA ligase subunit alpha, which produces MILLDKNTKALVQGITGKQGSFHTEQMLKYNTCIEAGVTPGKGGQDFLGVPIFNSIEEAASETDVNASIIFVPAKFAKDAAFESIRHLDLVIIISEHIPVHDSLDIMAYADQMGTTVIGPNTPGVISPGVGKLGIMPTHIFAEGNVGVISRSGTLTYEIASELTRAGIGQSTCVGIGGDPVIGTNYIGILERFENDPDTEAVVLIGEIGGNAEENAAEYIKNEMTKPVVSYIAGRTAPPGKRMGHAGAIIQGNTGTVASKTEALNDAGVEVAKMPSEIVELIKREI
- the aroD gene encoding type I 3-dehydroquinate dehydratase; this translates as MYSQTKIAIPIFQSKIDEVIEVANDCIDKGADILEFRIDALKNPDFKEIKQAIEEINFPMIATNRISTEGGSFKGSEEERIDILYKCCDLVEYVDIELQSNDEYIDMIHDTGVKTIVSYHDFEKTPEIDEITYIVKKELELGDIAKVAFMPNDLEDTLKVLAILSHCEKTIAISMSDLGSYTRVMASKFNSPITFAAGRDVTAPGQIDIETMKALLNMNLNIMD
- a CDS encoding S24/S26 family peptidase is translated as MANKGVLAIGAVVIILLLVGGYFLFIGESVNVYMDGENITAQTTISPFSGVDTGKLNDEICELTFQNMNNTTGDAKSLKQGILRICLAHGLDNVKVHLNSPLGEDEIPILFHVEGTSMYPTLNDGQTVLVEKTKDIKVGNIVVADSDEYGNIIKRVSQIKGDQVYLTSDNTNVDYEYINGTRYETKGITTWVGINDIYGVVVQY
- a CDS encoding ImmA/IrrE family metallo-endopeptidase, whose amino-acid sequence is MAIAKINKDMMFWARNYAGYVNGYEKELPEDIRNKYESWESGDKFPTWIQLRNVSKRYKVPTAFFFMKNPPEYGKIPNFVNYRKLDGGSIYKNISPFLIDNIHTSENRRRIFMELSDEMNENVESFEVFEGEINKYGFSSFIREKLDISIDVQKTWLKKDNRKDINHYNFLNNWKDVLTEKMGVLVFETFDVDIKEMRGLCIYHRDVPIILLNGKDSVNGRIFSLFHELTHLLLGESAICGEDFDRDIEIFCNAVSGEFLVPSEDLNKNSHDSLNDLANMYGVSNHVILRRLLDLKIISKKEYDLKTNYGKFVPKKSKGKGGNYYRNMIKYNGKPFYSIVLEAYETGLINGSDLSNYTGLKINQVPIIEEMLYGG
- a CDS encoding P-II family nitrogen regulator; the protein is MKSVVAIIRQEKIQDVKNALLAVGCEGMNITEVKGRGSQRGIKESYRGSSYCIDLIPKTRIEIVVKEEGVDLIVDAIKKSAHTGNIGDGKIFIYPMDNVIRIRTGEEGDSAI
- a CDS encoding ammonium transporter, translating into MDVLSTGDTAWILISTLLVLLMSIPAVAFFYGGLSKKKNVLNTMFLTFIAFSIVSIIWVIFGYSSAFSENSFNGLIGIPTQFFLQGIALDDLTGTIPTLVFVMFQGAFAGLTAALISGALVGRMKTKAWVIFIPIWAILVYLPIAHWVWGGGWLMQMNALDFAGGTVVHINSGVSALAVALVLGKRKDTSLIPHNLGYAVLGAALLWFGWMGFNGGSGLAADGLAANAIIVSNVSAATALIVWTILDTYIVGKPTVLGAISGAVAGLVAITPAAGFVDVFGALIIGAIAPLVSYFAIYTLKAKMGYDDALDVWGIHGMSGIWGAIATGIFAVPAIGGTAGLLYGNPEQVVIQIISVVATMVYAFVISFVLAKILDKAMGGIRVEGSEEIGGLDKNLHEESAYNLS
- a CDS encoding HD domain-containing protein produces the protein MTEKRKFIRDSVYGDISLSKFETQVMDMPQFQRIRRIKQLGLISLIYPGANHTRFEHCIGTMNLASKLGNELDLSEDEVDLVRISGLLHDIGHGPFSHVSEGVLSFPHEKLTEYVIEKTSMHDLLDERFNTKDIIEIIHGEGHLGPIISGELDVDRMDYLLRDSHNTGVAYGVIDYERIISNLQLNDGLVLDIKGVQAAEGALVSRYFMYPSVYQHHTTRIVNSMFRRALKREIDSGKINEKDMYKYDDSDIISLFRQSDDEIVRDFINRLDNRIIPKRVKTIRLNNFKTPEKIYKIKQETLRKAEEEIAEDFDMDKNYVFINIAEYPRFDEMKTQVNVDERLYPLTEISNIIGALSKARFNIPDISVYVPIEEKERFDKLKLNHYLDLPEVDREKFHGIHYDQMKLF
- a CDS encoding UbiX family flavin prenyltransferase, translating into MIVVAITGASGVIYGIRLLEVLKELKIKNSLVISDAAKTVIKSETDWEIEDIIKLADSYYEFDDLTASINSGSFKFDSLVIVPCSMKTLSSIANGYGDNTITRVADVSLKQRRPTVIVPRETPLRTAHIRNMLTLSQEGAIILPAMPGFYSEHDSVDDQINFIVGKILDSLNIENNLFKRWE
- the cbiT gene encoding precorrin-6Y C5,15-methyltransferase (decarboxylating) subunit CbiT produces the protein MLEDKDFIKSCDVPGPTKEAIRAIILYKSDVKAGDKVVDVGCGTGGITCEFAQRAESVTSIDINPEAIEMTQKNLKKFGLGDNVTLICNDGAEALKDIDNMDIAIVGGSGKKLEDILDLVDSRLNSKGRIIITAILVDTKVEAVNKLKELNYNPQIMEVNISKGRVLDRGIMMMSENPIAIITAKKR